The Denticeps clupeoides chromosome 16, fDenClu1.1, whole genome shotgun sequence DNA segment gcacgtcatggtccgtcaggggcacgtcatggtacgtcatggtacgtaatgggcacgtcatgggctcgtcatggggacatcatgggcgcgtcatgggcacgtcatgggcatgtcatggggacgtcatggggacgtcatggtacgtcatgggtacgtcatggtacatcatgggcacTTCACTAGCACGTCACTGCCACAACACgggcacgtcacggggacgtcatgggcacatcatggtacgtcatggacacttcatgggtacgtcatgggcacgtcatgggcacgtcatgggtacgtcataaggacgtcatggtacgtcatgggcatgtcatggtcacatcatggggacgtcatggggtcGTCAGGGGCATGTCACGGGgacgtcacggggacgtcacggggacgtcacGGGCACGTCACTGGCACGTCACCGCGACGGcatggtacggcatgggcacgtcgtggggacgtcatggggacgtcatgggcacgtcatgggcacgtcatggtacgtcatgggcacgtcatgggcacgtcatgaggacgtcatgggtacgtcatgggcacttcatgggaacgtcatagggacgtcatgggcacgtcatgggcatgtcatgggcacgtcatggtacggcatgggcacgtcatggctacgtcatgggcatgtcatgggcacgtcatggtccgtcatgggcacgtcatggtctgtcaggggcacgtcatggtacgtcatggtacgtcatgggcacgtcatgggctcGTCATGGGcgcgtcatggggacgtcatggggacgtcatggtatgCCATGGGCACGTCACTAGCACGTCACTGCCACAACACgggcacgtcacggggacgtcatgggtacgtcatggacacttcatgggcacgtcatagggacgtcataggaacgtcatggtacgtcatgggcacgtcatggtacggcatgggcacgtcatggctacgtcatgggcatgtcatgggcacgtcatgggctcGTCATGGGCGCGTCATAAGCGCGTCATGggtacatcatgggcacgtcatgggcacgtcatggggacgtcatggtacgtcatgggtacatcatgggcacgtcacgggCACGTCACTTCATGGACActtcatgggtacgtcatgggtacgtcatgggtacgtcatgggtacgtcatgggcacttcatgggcacgtcatagggacgtcatagGAACGTCATGGTatgtcatgggcatgtcatgggcacgtcatggtacggcatgggcacgtcatggctacgtcatgggcatgtcatgggcacgtcatgggcacgtcatgggcacgtcatggtctGTCAGGGgcacatcatgggcacgtcatgggctcGTCATGGGCGCGTCATAAGcgcgtcatgggtacgtcatgggcacgtcatgggcacgtcatggggacgtcatggtacgtcatgggcacgtcatgggcacgtcacgggCACGTCACTAGCACGTCACTGCCACAACACgggcacgtcacggggacgtcatgggtacgtcatggtacgtcatggacaCTTCATGGACACTTCATGGACActtcatgggtacgtcatgggtacgtcatgggtacgtcatgggcacttcatgggcacgtcatagggacgtcataaggacgtcatggtacgtcatagggacgtcataaggacgtcatggtacgtcatgggcatgtcatgggcacaTCAGGGGCATGTCACGGGGACGTCACGGGGGCGTCACGGGACGTCACTGGCACGTCACGGGCACGTCACGGGCACGTCAGTGGCACGTGACTGCGACGTcatggtacggcatgggcacgtcatgggcacttcatgggtacgtcatgggcacgtcatggggacgtcatggccacgtcatgggtacgtcatgggcacgtcatggccacgtcatgggtacgtcatgggcacgtcatgggtacgtcatggtacgtcatagggacgtcatgttacgtcatgggcatgtcatgggtacgtcatggtacgtcatagggacgtcatggtacgtcatgggcatgtcatgggtacgtcatggtacgtcatggacacttcatgggtacgtcatgggcacgtcatgggtacgtcatgggcacgtcatagggacgtcatagggacgtcatggtacgtcatgggcatgtcatgggcacgtcatggtatggcatgggcatgtcatggctacgtcatgggcatgtcatgggcacgtcatgacATGCTACATGCATATTGTTGCCCCAGTTTATTTGCTGGATAAGTTTGTATTAAAGCTCGCTGTCTTTTTATTGCACTCTTTATTTATTGGTCTTATTTATGTTCTCACTGTGGAAACTGAGCCTCATAATTTCATCTTTCTCTGTCCTTGTATAtaacagtaaattaaaaaagttAAGTAAAGTTCAAGTAAAGTTCACTTctggagttttattttttggagacTAATAAAAATGCCAAAATCTCCAAGAATCACTCTTTATGTTGAAACTGCATAAATGATAAAttaccttttttaaatatattttttgatcTTTCATCTCTGTGTAGGAAGTGGACACCGTGTGATAAAAGATCTGCGATGGGCGGTTTTCCcttctgaatgtgtgtttgtctttgtctgGTGTTCTTTATGTAAGTTCTGTGATTTACTTtataaattattgtatttatgtattattgtttcagatttcattacattttagtttcctgtttttttacaggtttCTACTATTATGAGTTTAAAAGGTAAGTGTtaaatcatgaaataattaCTTATATTTATAAAGTAATGAATACTGGCATGTAGAGGAGCCTGATGGTGGCCATCAGTCTTTAGGACGATGAAGTAAACGTGTTAATTTATGTAcagtaggtgtgagtgagtgaaaaatTGAGGGTTTAGGGGAAGAGATGAAAcaattttatttcctttattttctcctcAGAATTAAATTAATGGTAAAGAAATTTCGACAGATATGTGGGAGGAAGGTAAAACGATGGAGAAATTTCTTATCAATCAAGatattttaattaatctgtgaataatgagaaatataatgttttttttttactttttataaagCGGTCTGACCAAGTAACAGATCCTCCCAGCAGATCGAACCCTCGTCAGGTAATCACCACTGACTAATCTGGTAAAACTTTACTCGAGCGTAAAAATACagtgttttactttgtttttatcATCATAAAGCAGGAATCAGATGCAGGTGAAGAGATACCTCTTCAGCCTTCTTCTCCACAGGTAATCACCCTCAGAATCGACTGGTTTAACCCGTTATTCATGTACTGAGCATTTTTATGTTCTCTTTGGCTTAGATATCCTGTTTCAGACTAGAAATTAGTGTCCCCACCAATAATTTGGACATGAGAACTGCCTCTGTCCCCACCAATGTCAGAAGGAAATCTATGTCCTTTATAAATAGTAGAGAGGACATTTCCCACGTCAGCTTGTACTGTTCTTGTGTGATGCAGCAACCTGTGGACGGATCAGGAACACAGACAGACCCCCCTGCACCAGCAGCAGAAGAGACAGATCAGCTTCTCAATCCAAATCAGAGCGAAGAGAAGAACCCTGCAGAGCTGAGAGCCAGAAGGAACATCTAGAGAAGAACCAAGGGAattctgtaaaatgtgtgtagcCAGTGCAGCAACACTGGACTGGATTACAGGTCCATCTAGGTCTGTATAGAACTTTGAACTTGATGGACGCTTAAATGTCCtgaaaagacataaaaatgaggacatttaaatacattttcttcattacTGATGAAACGTAGTTTGTAGTTGATACTGAACTACTGTGAGTTGTCCCAGTTTTATAGTGAAAAGGTTTTCATGTCCAGCTGGTCTGGTCTGAGCTTTATAGTGGTGGACAGGTTCTTATGTTCAGTCTTGCACGGTTTTCCACGGTTAATTGTTCACATTTGTATTctgttgtgtctttttgtgcTCTGTTGAGCTCTGGTGTTCAGCCCTTCgctggtgttgtgttgtgtgttgcacCATGGTTCTGGAGGAACGTTCACATTTTACTGTCTACTCTGTAGCTGGTTGATTTCATGTCCATCAGACATTCTTAGAGATTCAGGAGAGGCTGCAGTTCAGGGTTTTAAATGAAGAGGATGGGATGAAGGAGATTCTTACAAATGCTTACATACCCACTAACCATCCTTAACTGCTAATTCTTTAGCATGTTcacagctgctggagcccacagacacacatacacactcacacacacacacactccacacacacacactcagattgTCCATGGCTTTGGACGGCAGGAGGAAATCGGAGAACCTGGTGGAAAAcacgaccttggaggtgtgaggccggtcaacataaaaaaacggTGTTGTGTAATTTAGCTGATGGTCTCTGTTAAACGGAATTTGTTGTAATGCATGTCGCATTGGACAAGAGCGTCTTATAAATCCCGTAAATGTAAACCCCCGTCTTCAGTTGCCAGTTTGACATCAACCTTCATCAAGATCCGTCTCCATTTCCACACCAGACAGGGGTtggaaatcattttatttcgcTTGATGTCATGattgtttctgtattttgcattttaagcaCAAATGGAACTTTGTTGAAACTACAAGAAATTtcgttattattaaaatgttcaggATTTGTGATAAATTggtattttttcataattgaaGTTGATCATGTTATTTTCATGATCGTTAAGAGCTAGTAATGGACCCTTTGTTGTATAATGagctttaaaatatgaatattaaatttGTGCCCAGTGTCCAGTGCCCAGGATGATTCACTGGAGACCTCAGCGCCCGGGTTCTCGGTTATggtctttttatttgtacagtaatACCAGTAAACTTCTCTCCATCAAGTGATGTAGTTTGTTTTGTCAGCCTGTGgataaaaatggtgaaaaactGGATTTGAAGGTTTTGTTTCTTCCAGTTTGGATGATCTTTATCTAATAAATGCACGTCTGTTGCATGTTCTGTCAAAATCCAGTTTGTACTAAAATGTTCCTCTACTTTTAATATGATGTCACATGAAACTTCATAATCGGTCATAAACTACAGACTGTGGGCTGAAAACCACCTGACCAACAAGTCCGTACTGCTAGAGAGGTTGTTATGGGAGAGACGTTTTATGATTTCATGACTTCAGTACAGGCCGTGGTTGAGATGGGGGTGCAGTTCAGTAGAAATGGGGCATTTTTAGGGAAAAGTCCACAGCCACACCCGGTTGTATCCTAGCAGGTTAAActctcacctgtgaaccagaagacccagaagtccaggtttaaaccccacttacaaccattgtgtcccttctaatttagaaggttgccggttcgaatcctgacccgccaaggtgccactgagcaaagcaccgttcccacacactgctccctgggtgtctatcacaaatttcactgtgtacaccgtgtcctgtgctgctgtatatcacaagtgacaatcactttatttattatttgtttctcTGCACCGTTCTTCATATTAGTGTATGTGCTGAAGCTCAGAATGAGTCCATTTACACTTAAACACAAGCTCCGCCCCccaacaataataatcataataataattatacctGAGCATTACAGgatgtaattattgttttttctttattccagTGTGTCCAGTCTTGTTGGTCTTGTTGCATGTTGCCCAGTAACTCCTTAAACTCTGTTCAGATGTTTTAACAGaactaataattataaaaaaaataaatagtaaaatatataaatgtagatatttttattttgcataaagAATGGACACGCCCCCAGTCAACTGATCACTGTGTCCTGTCCTCCACACATGGCATGATGCAgcggcgccccctgctgacTGTAGCCCGTCAGCAGCCGGCCTGTAGGTGCGAGCAGGGACCTGCTGAAGACCCCAAATGTCCCTCAGTCTGGCAGCAGGTCTCGAAACGAGCTGAAGCCTGAGCCCGAGTGAATTCTGGGTATCTTCTCCATCAGCCTGGACACCGTCCTGCGGCGGAAACAGGCAGGCGCGGCCTCGAGCTGCTGGGCCACGTTGGTGTAGACGCTGTGGAACGCAGCGAGGGTCTCCTCCCAGCTGTCCCGCGCCGAGATCTCATGGAACGGAAGCTTCAGGCCACGGGACAGGCCCTCCCCCTCCTCGCGGCTCACCATGCGGTCGAACTCCAGGTCCTTCTTATTGGCCACAATCACCACGGGCGGAGACCTTTGGGGGAAAAGAGAAATGAGGAGTCTGATTTTCAAATGCAACTCTAAttaaacaaactgattaacagctctggtgggcgtggtctggtagagcagccaatcagatttcaagggtGGCAGGTGGCACCCCCGTGGCCACACCCCCCACTCTTGGTGATGAAGCGCATGGCCACGGCtggaaggagaaggaaaaactGCCATTTCATGACAATTCATCTCCTCCTCACCACCACCAGTGTCACTACACTACACGAGAGAGGGGTACTGTGGGGACCAcgggaacccagcagcacccagcaggtctcccatccaaggcCAGACCAAGCCCATCCCTGCTTagcttttgtacattttctcACAAATTCCCATTAAGTTCATTCCTGTTCTGCCTCCTGTTGTTCTGCATGATGCTGATGCTCCATcgtgtaataaaataaaaataaaaaaattcccagcCACGCAGTGACCTTTTAAATGACCCGCAGTTCAAAGATCACATGACCACGACCAGAGATTCACACCTACaattcctgaaataaaaattcCACGGTGTGACGTTCCTAGGTCTGGGGTCTCAGAAACACAACAAGGgtttggagaggaggacgtcctcTGTTACATACAGGACTAAACACAGGATACAAACAGTGATTTTATATCCAGTGACCTAACAGGtagaataaaacagcggacgTAGAATAACTAACCActcatcagtacagcctaaaggaagggacagTCCAgtggggacaactcaaacacacacaaaggttaacaaaaaaggcacaaaaagcTAACAGGCAAACAACACAGGGTCTATCACACCACCCAACAAGACACACGCATGAGacccccaacggagctccttgcagatctctgtggaccctggggacctccagaAAGAGTAAGAGCCTAGCAGACCCAGGGGACCTgccaaacaccatctgaagtctctttatataggtggtggtgacgaataggcagatggtaggtggagcttgtAGGATTTGACTCCTCCCACGAAATCAATGTAACCACTGTGAAGAATGTAACTACCCTTATAGCAGATATATACAAGCTCAGGTGATTCACCCAAGGGGGGGACCAGTGTCTAGGTTCGTGGAGGTAAATGCTGTGCTATGTGATAGCCAGGGAAAAAGATGCTCAGACCAGGGGAGACAGTTGAACTTACTaagtatatttaaatggaaataagaaaataaatgtacaatctaACAGCCGGCATTCActataacaaaacaacaaaaacttctcttataaaaccataacataataattaacacgtaacaatttgcaataattataaagtctctctctttttccttcttcccaaATTGAGTTGTTTTCTTCTTAGTCAGTGCGTTATAGTCTAGTAGGTCTTTCGTCAGTAAGTCTTAGTCAGTAGGTAACAGTCAAAGTCAAGGATGTCAGATCAAGTCCTACCACACCGGTGACCTGTGTGATGGAGAAGGAATGGAGAAGTTCCCTCTCAGATAGGTGAAGAACATCCGCTTTCCAGGTGGCTCGCCATCCCCCTCGTCAGGGAGAAATCCAGCTTCCAATTTCTTCCAAGGAAGGCTCAATAGAACAAAAAACCTAGCCTGCATAACAACATACAACCTTATTGTTTCAGGCATAACCTTCAAATCATTATGGCCATATCTCTGTAAAATTCGTGgtttctcaaaatgaaataatctcacaatttGCATAGCATAGAATACCAGTATTTCTTCCATATCCCTCTATGAagtattgttttattcaatgCTACCTGAATTATATGTTTTAGGTTATCAACCATGAAATTATGATTAGTTACTCTTTTTAACCATTAATTATGATTACcatacaattaacatttaaccatatgaacaaaattatcattcaaaataaaacattccatCTCAAAAACAATCTCAAGTCACAGAACATTAATTAAGTGAACTGTActcattttacaattacaattttactGTAAACATAACCACACAGTATCATTTCACATAAAATTTCGCTAGCATAAGGTGCAATGCAAGTTAGCTACTTTAGCTTAGCTTAGCGTGACTCACCAAGACGATCTGTACAGAGACATTCACAGGTTCTAGGAAATTTCAGGTGCTTTGAGTGATTCAAACCACTGGTTTTGGTGGTTAAAACCACTTTTTGTCCGAACttttgtctctcgctctctctctcgttcgtGTGCGCTCCTCGTGGTGCTGCGTTGTACTGACTAACTTGCTAGCACAAATCAGGGCGGGACTTTCCCTCTCCTGCAATAGCGATACAGTACGGAGTGGCCCGACcaatagcaaataaacaaaacttgacaggcacccaaatAACTTTAACTATTCATACCACGAgtgataagaacaaaaaaaaattacttttcattaattacCCTATCCCTATATGAAATGAGGGACTCTTTCTACTCGGTTAcatcaacctaaaagagacaggacacaaaacacTGCTTACACTGGTACCTGCTCACGTTCCATTCCAGCCTCCTGctccagggccagtggtggcctagtgtttaaggaagcggtcctgtaatctgaaggttgccgggtcgaatcccgacctgccaagatgccaccgagcaaagcaccgtccccacacactggggacacttgtcatggtgcccactgctcactcagggtgatggttaaatgcagaggacaaatttcactgtgtgcaccatgtgctgtgctgctgtttatcacatttttttctgtttcccaACTTTCtggcaaaagctgaagctcctgcaccatcttgCGGGCCCGTAGTTACGGTATTCGTGTTCTGGACCAAGTCTCGCTGAATCGAGCCACTCACGGATTTTTACATCCGCATCAGAGTCACTCGCCGGATCGTCAGAAATGCTGGACGAGAGCAGATCATCAGGCAGAGCTGGAAAAAAACGCTCCACAACTGAACCAGAGAATCCAGAACCCCACAGAACCCCACACGGCAATTCAAACCCGGGGCCACACGGACGCAGAAGCAGCGAATTAGTCCACAAATgatacaacacaacacagccacGACTCACAAAATGAATCTTGTGCTAAATTTACACATCAGGAGAATCTGGGCGCCGTTATAGATCCTGTCAATACATTAAATCCATGTAAGACGTGTAAAGGTGTTtgttgtaaattacatttactttattacatCGAATATATTCGGTTTGTACAATATTTCGTATGAAAGACCGCTGGGCGGCGCTATAGATCCTGAAACCGAAAGTAACGACAGACGATGTTCGCTCGTTTGTTTCGTTCGTTTTGCTTCATCTACAGACTTTAAGACGGATGAAGACGGATCTACAGGGTTCATCTGACGGGTGTCTGGTGTCTCCAGAAATGAGGTCTCTTCTCCTGGTCTTCATCTCCCTATACGTCGTGGTTGGATCTGAAGGTATCTACAGTTTACATGGCCGTCTTAATACTGAGATTTCTAGTAGATCGAATCTCATCTTGTCTACTCTTGTCTGTCCCAGGTCTCCAGGTTGAGGGTCCCTCAGGTCctctccaggtccagctgggGGACTCTGTGCTGCTGCCCTGTTCTGTACGGACCCCCGTAcctctggaggagctggaggtggagtgGAAGAGAACCGATCTAGAGACTGTGGTGCTCCTGTTCCAGGATGGAGAAGTGCGAGGAGAGTCTCAGGAGTTCAGGAACAGAGCTCACTTCTTCACCGAGGAGCTCAGCAGAGGAaacttctctctgttcctcaccAACGTTACACCTGCTGATGCTGGAACGTATAGATGTTCAGTTCATACAGAGAAGGAGTCTGGAGACACCACGGCTCTCATTTCTGTTGGTGAGCAGAAACAGATATTTCGCCAGTAAAAGTAGATCTTCTCACTTTAGAAATAGCAATAACTCAAAATTCCAAATCAAAGTGATTTATGGCTAATGTCCTattatcatttaatttaaaatatattataatgtcCAGTAATTAGTCCGTCAGTCAGTTTCCACCTGATGGTCCAGATGAGGGTCGGGGAGAAGAATCTGTTCTTCTGAacgatgttttttttcatactgaCACGTTGTCAGTCATCCTAGTGAAGTTCCCTCAGCTGTTTCCAGCTTCACCtgaaaattgacattttatgaTGTTCTCATGTTAGTAtttcagccattaaaacacgAGTTTTTCTTCTCAGTGTGTCTGGTGGTGAGTGGAGGAGCTCGTGCTGTTTCTGCTGGTCTGGGTGAGGATGTGATCCTCAGCTGCTCTGTGGACTCTTCTGAGCAGATTGAGGAGGTGGTCTGGAAGACAGACCAGGACATCATTGTTCTTCAGTACAAAGATGGAGAAGTTCTTCTTGATTCTTCACATGAGAGATATAGAGGCAGAGCTGAGTTCTTCCCTGCAGAAATCCACAAAGGAAACTTCTCTCTGAGGCTGAAGGAGGTCAGGACTGAAGATAAAGGGGACTTCATGTGTGAAGGTCACACCAGTCTCCTGTCGGCCAGCACCACTGTACTTCTGGAGGATCTGGGTACGTTGAAACAAGGCACATTGTGGGAAACCAGACTGTGGTTATGAAAGATTATCCTGAATTTTTAATACCTTCTAAAGTCTGGAGAGCTGATTATTAAATATCATGGCGGCACGGTGCAGGAATCGACACATTTGCACGGCCTCCTACTCAGCAGCTGTGTCTGTGGAGCCATTAAAACATGTCTGGAGGTCTAACAGTCAATTTGGATCGTGGTGACAAGGTTGTCTTGTCCAGTTCCAAACCCAGAAGAGTGAGAAGATGATTTACCTCCATATTACCCCATCAGGAGATCTGTATGAGATTTTTCACTGTAACTCAGAACAACTTGTTTTGTGGTGTAATACTGAATAATTATTATGCAGTCGTATCAGTTTAGAATtgttggagctgctgctgtAGAACGTGTGTAATGTGTGGAACGTGTCTCCACCAGGTCTCTCCTTGCTCCATGTTCTGATCCTGCTGCTCTGCATCATCGCTGCTCTTCTGGCTCTGAGTCTTTCATCCTTTATGTGTCTGAAGATGAGAGGTTAGTCAGAATCTCTGCCTGTCATTTTATTTCCCACAATTATCtacacaaatgaaagtgaagtgaggaaACACAGTGAGCTGTCAGACTGTTTCTCTGTTGGTCCTCATCATGGGACATGTCTTGTCTAGACTGGACAACCATGAGGATAATAATCAGGCTGGACAAGGCTGAGGTCTTTCTGAGGACAGGCGGGACACACTGAAATGAGTGCAGGATTAAAGACACTGAGATGTGTGTTTTTAGGAAGGAGGAGAAGATTCCAGACTTTCGTTCTGGTGAAGACAAAAGCAGGACGCTGGGACGGATGTTGAAAAGACGCGTCTAACagggaataaataaagaaaataaaatgtgtgaaatgttctGGGATTTTTGTTGTCATGTTAGTTATGTTTTAACCTAATGACCTGGGAGACCGTGTCCACGTTCTTATGTTCTTGTCCTGCTTCTGAACCTTCTTCTTCAGGTAGAGCTCCAGCTAACCCTGAAGAACTGAATCTTCACTGCCTGTTGGTCTTTGGTCCAAATGTCCTCTTGTTCGCTGCCTTTGTGTTGTGGGGCCTGACTGAAGGTAACGGACGATTCCTGATCAGATCCTGTCTTCACGACCCCATCTGCCGTTCTtcacctccatcttctcctgcagGGTTTCCAGCTGAGGTggtctcctgctctgctctagTTCTCAGTCGGTTCCTCCTGCTGTTTACTGTTGCTCTGTATGTAGAGCAGCTTCCTGGTTTGTACATCTCACTCCTGCAGTATGTAGAACAAAATTGTATTCTGGGTGTAAAGCACATAGATCTCAGtaatataaagtaatataaaataataattttaatatttaataataataatagtaataataacagtCCTACAGTCACTGGTTGTCTGTGTTAAATTGTTCGTatcatgtgtaattatttaaagtGATATTTTAGTGAATATGTGTTCTGCTTGGTTgctttttacagcattt contains these protein-coding regions:
- the LOC114766182 gene encoding coxsackievirus and adenovirus receptor-like isoform X1, producing MKTDLQGSSDGCLVSPEMRSLLLVFISLYVVVGSEGLQVEGPSGPLQVQLGDSVLLPCSVRTPVPLEELEVEWKRTDLETVVLLFQDGEVRGESQEFRNRAHFFTEELSRGNFSLFLTNVTPADAGTYRCSVHTEKESGDTTALISVVCLVVSGGARAVSAGLGEDVILSCSVDSSEQIEEVVWKTDQDIIVLQYKDGEVLLDSSHERYRGRAEFFPAEIHKGNFSLRLKEVRTEDKGDFMCEGHTSLLSASTTVLLEDLGLSLLHVLILLLCIIAALLALSLSSFMCLKMRGRAPANPEELNLHCLLVFGPNVLLFAAFVLWGLTEGFPAEVVSCSALVLSRFLLLFTVALYVEQLPAFLQNLVKKSFRFENSIVSTVLFIDIFRDIWRTDKGNTAALTFTGIMLGFMLNMNVKVFFRGGGFLTDFMYMFVLFFISRGLNEVEVISVFAVMMGLQVIFSILFFMVKRCGVSFPGPGGRR
- the LOC114766182 gene encoding coxsackievirus and adenovirus receptor-like isoform X2 is translated as MKTDLQGSSDGCLVSPEMRSLLLVFISLYVVVGSEGLQVEGPSGPLQVQLGDSVLLPCSVRTPVPLEELEVEWKRTDLETVVLLFQDGEVRGESQEFRNRAHFFTEELSRGNFSLFLTNVTPADAGTYRCSVHTEKESGDTTALISVVCLVVSGGARAVSAGLGEDVILSCSVDSSEQIEEVVWKTDQDIIVLQYKDGEVLLDSSHERYRGRAEFFPAEIHKGNFSLRLKEVRTEDKGDFMCEGHTSLLSASTTVLLEDLGLSLLHVLILLLCIIAALLALSLSSFMCLKMRGRAPANPEELNLHCLLVFGPNVLLFAAFVLWGLTEGFPAEVVSCSALVLSRFLLLFTVALYVEQLPAFLQNLVKKSFRFENSIVSTVLFIDIFRDIWRTDKGNTAALTFTGIMLGFMLNMNVKVFFRGGGFLTDFMYMFVLFFISRGLNEVEVISVFAVMMGLQVIFSILFFMVKRCGVSFPGE